The Nostoc sp. 'Lobaria pulmonaria (5183) cyanobiont' DNA window GGTTGATCGAGCGACTGTGGAAAGTGCGATCGCTAAAACTGAAACTGTAATTAACCAACTAGCACAAGAAGCAGAAAACCATCCAGCCTTAGAGATACTCAGAGAACAAGTTGCCCAATTGTTGCTGGAATTAGACAGACAACAAATTAAAGTAGCTGTGACTGGCGGAAAATCCGTGGGTAAAAGCACTTTAATTCAACTGCTACAAAATCTAGAGACACAAAATTTCGTGTCTCTAGAAGAGACAGCACCTTTGTTTAAAGAAGTGGGTGAAAATTCAGATGCGGCTATTTTGGCAGAAGTAGCAAAATCTGATTTTGTTCTATTTCTGACAAACGGTGATTTAACAGACTCAGAATTTCAAACCTTACAGCAGCTAAAGGCAGCAAATCAGCCTAATATGCTGGTTTTCAACAAACAAGACCAGTATTTAACCGATGAAAGCGCCAACATCCTGCTGTCATTGAAACAGCGGATGCAGGGAAATGTAGTTGCAACTGCGGCCTCTCCCATTGCCATCAAAGTCCGAAAACATGAGGCTGATGGTTCTGTGCAAGAGTGGATGGAACAACCAGCAGCTGATATCCAGCAGTTAACTCAGCAGTTGGGTGAAGTTTTAGCACAGCAAAGACAACGGCTAGTTTGGGTAACTACCATGAGGAAAGCCGGATTGTTGAAAGCTGAGGCGAAAAATTGGCTGAATGGAACCAGAGGCGATCGCGCCACCCCAATTATTGAACAATATCAGTGGATAGCTGCTGCTGCTGCCTTTGCTAATCCAGTACCAGCCTTTGATATTCTGGCAACTGCGGCAATTAATGCTCAAATGGTAATGGATTTGGGTAATCTCTATCAGCAAAAATTTTCCCTAGAACAAGCACAAACCGTAGCTGGAACAATGGGAAGTTTAATGCTGAAATTGGGTTTAGTTGAACTTTCTACAAAGGCTATTAGTATTGTTCTGAAAAGTAATGCCCTTACCTTTGTTGCTGGTGGCGTAGTGCAGGGAGTAAGTGCGGCTTATCTGACTAGAGTCGCAGGGTTAAGTCTAGTTGAATATTTCCAACAGCAGGAAATAGCCATAGATTCTGGGACTGGTTTGAATTTGGAAAATTTGCGGCAAACATTGCAAAAGGTATTTCAGCAAAATCAGCAAATTGGTTTTTTGCAGGGGTTTGTTAAGCAAGGTGTGAAGCGTTTGTTGCCCGAAGTCCAACAAGTTGGAGTAGTTGGCATTCAGAAGGCAGTGGGATAATCTCATACACAGGATTACCGAATTTTGGATTTTGGATTTAATTATTCAAAATCCAAAAATTAAATTGGTTTCAAGCTCCCAATTTTCACCAGGGATCAAAAATAAATAAACATCTTTGTTTCAACAAAGATGGTTGATCCATGTATTTGAGCTAGAATCCAAAATTGGCTGAAACTTTCGTGGTACTGTAGTTAAACCTAAAATTTACCCAAGCCTAAAATAGGCTTGGGTGTATTTAAGAATATCGTGAGAGTTGCGAGTTACCTAAAAATTGTGAATAAGGATAATTAGCTAAACAGCACCACTGTTTCTATTAAACAGAATAGCTATAGTTTTGAAAATTAGCTTTAAATCGTACAATAAACTCCAATTTTTTTGATACTGCAAATCCAGACGAATTACATCTTCAAAACTACGGACTGTAGAACGTCCATTTACTTGCCATTCGCCAGTCATACCGGGTTTTACATCTAAACGTTGCCACTCTGGTACTTCATAGCGTTCCACTTCATCGGGTGTCGGTGGTCGAGTGCCTACTAAACTCATCTCTCCTTTGAGGACATTCCAAAATTGGGGTAATTCATCAAGACTAGTTCGCCGTAACAAGCGTCCTACCTTAGTAATTCTGGGATCATTCTCATTCTTGAAAAAAGCACCTTGCACTTGGTTTTTAACTTGGGATTTTTTTGCTTCCGCATCCACACACATAGAGCGGAATTTCCAAATCTTAAACCGCTTACCCATCCAGCCACAGCGGGTTTGACAAAAGAAAATAGGCCCGGGATCGTTAATTTGAATAGCGATCGCAATTGGAATAAATAAAATTCCTGTAATTAATAAACCAATCACTGACCCGACAATATCTAAGAATCGTTTCATCCAAGATGCCATAGAAGGGTGAGTAGTGGGTAACTGCTCTACTTTACGGGAAGTTGTCTTACGATTATCTAGTACATCATCTTGTTCTATTAACGGCCTATCTTCCACAAGCTCTAAAGGAAAAACCTGATCCAACCCTGTGAGTTTTAGGACTGCCATGACTTGAGGTGTTACATTTCGCAGTGTTAATGTAATATCCTGAGTCTGAGCGTATTTAAAATTACTTACCAGGGCACCTAAACCACTACTATCGATAAAAGTAGTTTGGTGAAAGTCAATGATGATTTGCTTGGGATGTGAATTGGGCTGGATTAAGCCTTGGCAGGTTTGCTTAAAGCCTAAAGCCTCTAGCACGCTCAACCGCGTCGGCACCTGCACTATAGCCGTGTCGTTAAGGGAATTAACTGGAAAATCGACCTCTGTCGGTTGGCTAGTCATGAAGCTCTGCACTTTCGTTGCCATGTATAATGTAATATGCCAAACATTACTTTGTCCTACAAGATTACTTAACCTAATATCGGAATTAGTGGTAATCAGGACTAACTGCTATTTACCGAGGCTGAGATTGGAGATCGCTAGCGACGATTCACAATAGAACAAGAAGCCAAAAAACATCCTTGCTGTTGTGCCGACGCAGCGCGATCGCGTTGCTCTCATCAAATGATTTCTAAAAATACGGTTACACCTACCGCACGCCTGATTGAGGTCTTTTCTGCCATTCAAGGGGAAGGACTGAATGTAGGGACACGTCAGATATTTATTCGTTTTGCTTTGTGTGATTTGCGCTGTCACTTTTGTGATAGTGCCCACACTTGGAATGCACCTACAACTTGTCGGATAGAGCGATCGCCTGGATTGCGCGACTTTGAAATCCACTCTAACCCCGTCCCATTACCCATATTAATCGAATGGGTGGAACAGCAAAATCTACCTTGTTTACACGATAGCATTAGCTTAACTGGCGGCGAACCACTTCTTCATGCCTCATTTCTAACGCAGTTTCTACCCCAAGTGCGAGCCATAACTGGTCTACCTATATACTTAGAAACCGGCGGACATCGCCCAGAACAACTAGCAATGATTATCCCATACTTAGACTCTGTAGGTATGGATTTAAAATTGCCCAGTGTTAGCGGCGAAAGTCATTGGCAAGAACATAGTAAATTTCTCCAGTTATGTTATGACTCATATTTAAATGTTTTTGTCAAGATAATTGTGTCTCAAAACACAGATCCCGCCGAGTTGGAACGTTCAGCTTCGTTGGTGGCAGAGGTTAGTCCAGATATCCCAGTATTTTTACAACCTGTCACGCCTTTGGCTGTATCAGAACAATTTTCTCCAGTACCTGTACTTGCGCCTTCCAGCGATCGAGTTTTGACGTGGCAAGCTTTGATGAAGGGGTTTGTCAAGCACGTGCGCGTGATCCCCCAAACGCATAAAATGCTGAACCAGTTGTAAAATTTGAGTTTGATAAAGATGTAGTCAAGAAAAAAGTAAGATTTTATGAAATCGTAATTGGGCTGTTGTCGCTAATTAGGGAGGCAGCAGCCTCCTTAGTATGCAGTCTAATTAGCTAAATCAAAAGACCACTAAGAGGTTTTATTACGTAAAATCTTCCTTCTCCAACTCAAAGAGAAACTTGAACTAAAGTTCAAGGTAGGGAGAGCTTCGTTAAAGCCACGTTGATTTAGGTGTTTCGGGGGGTGAGCAAATACCCACCCAACCTAATTTATGGTTGCTATAGTGCGCCCTCATCTGGAGTTTTCGATTTAGTTTTTGCCTTATTGGCACTGCGTTTGAGGGCAGAGAGTCTTGCTTCGTATCTCGACCGTTGGCGCTTACTAGGAGTATTATCAATCAGGGTTTTCAAGGCGCTACCGAGACTCTTATAGGCATTGGGAAGGCTATAACCAAAACGAGTTGCTAAAGCGATCGCTTTTTCATCAGCATTGAGCAATTCTCTTAGTTGCTTTTCCCCATTATTCTTTTGGTACAGTCGCCAGCCTGACACGCCACAAAGCGACAAAGCTAACACCAGCAGCAATCCATCTTGTACCCACAATTCCCCTACAGCACCACCTAAACCGATGGCTAGTGCTGCCATTTCCCAACCATCTTTAGGAATTGTGTCATTTTGAACGCGAGCAACCTCATGCCAGAACAGCAGATTACGCTGATCCATTGCGAGGGCATCCCATTTTACCAAATCAATTTGAATTTCTACCTGGTCTTTACCAATTTCTTCGGAGCGAACCAGGGGTGGATTGACCTCAGTTGTGCCTTCAACCGTGACCCAGCTTTGCAGTTCTGGTGGTAGTAAGGCTTTCAACCGCCGGAGTTCGCTCATTTCCGCTTTGGCAGAGGAGGTTGCATAGGATGTCATAATATCCAGCCCCAGAAAATTTCAGTATATAGTGAGGGTATCACTTTGGAGTATAGCTATTTAAGTAACGATCCGTCTCACTCACTAGGAAAACTTCCTCGCTTTTTTCGCGCTTCCATTGCTTTTTCTAGTAAATCTAACAATCCTGGGGCTTCTTCTTGGATACTGAGTAATAGTCTTTCCCCAAGTTCTATATTCCCCGGATCGAGACCTGTTGCCATCACTTCTTGCAGGCGAGGTATTGCTATGCCATCCACAATCTGAACTAATCCACTCAGACAACGGTGAAATTGTCTTTCTGTGAGAATTGAGTCTTCTAAAGGAAACTCAATAATGGCACGAATTTCACCATCGGATGGGTCGTACTCCCATTGCAACATTTTGGTTTCCCAAGAAATGGCAAGCATTGTCTGGAGGATAGCTGCCTTGTGAGGATGGTCTTGGATTCCTGCCAGAACTTGAGGCGCAAATACCCGAAAAAATTTTCCTTCTTCATCCAGTTGGACAACTATTAGGAAATCTTCTAAGTTATCAGCCTCCACACCTGTTATAATTCGGTCTTCTTCATCATCAAAACGGTAGTCCCAACCAAGGTTGTCTAAATAGTTAGCAATCTGTTTGAGGTTAGCTCCCATAAAAGCCTCAAGAACGTGGAGCAGTTGTTACCAGATCTAGTTTAACCTGCTAGGGTTAGTTGTTTGGGTTGGTGTGGATACTTCTAATCCCATAGAAATATGCAATTAGGGTATTGGGTATGGTCATGGGGCATTGAAGATAAGAAAAATAGACGATCGGTCGGCACTATGAATGATATTTTTTGAATGACTCTTGCTGATTATTAAAGAAACGATAATTACTATTTTTCAAACCTTAGCTAGTGAAGGATATAGCACTAACTCGCTTAAATTTTAATATTCTTTTATAGGTTGAATGAATATCTTGCTAGCTCAAGCATGGTACGAAGATTTTTAATTAAATTTGAAATTTTATGCAAAGTGTAAATAATTTATACATAGCATCTGAGGCTTTTAAAAATATAAGTAAAAACTTCAACTACTGCTTTTAAAAGTGAATAAATCTAGCACAGATGCAGATACAGTTTTATATTACAAGCAACAAATTGTTTTCACGGAATGATTGTAGTGAGCAATACATTTTTGATTGTCGAGTATCAATGAAGTTGATGCGTAAATCAGTATTAATTCTAGCGATCGCACCCCTAGTCTTTTTGATCGCTGCTTGTGGTGAAGAGTCAGCACAAACAGCAAATACAGCCAGTACTCCAGGCAGTACTCCAGCAGCGCCAGCAACTACGAAATCGCTGGGATAGTATTAAAAGCCGTGGTCAGTTAATTTGCGGTGTCAGCGGTGAAGTGCCAGGGTTTAGCTTTGTGGGAACTGATGGTAAATACAGCAGTATTGATGTAGATGTCTGTCGCGCGATCGCTAGGATTAAAACCAGGGTTAACAATGCGGCTGGTGATTTTTCCCCAAGCCTTGCGGGTAATTAATTCCACCATTGACGAGTCAATATCTTAATTTGACGAAAAATACCAGTTTAGCGATCGCGATCGGCTACCTCGATATTTATTTTGTCACCTCCACCACTTTTAACCAAACTGGGAGAGCCGTAGAAGTGATATTACTGATTATGCTCACCTATCTCACCCTGAGTTTGACCATCTCTATAGTTATGAATTTATTTAATCGCACTGTGCAAATTAAAGAGAGATGAGGGGAATGGAGGAGATGAGGAAGAGGAGGAAACTGTTGAGGCTGACATTTGAGCCTTTGAACTCGAAAGTTGAGCCTCTGAACTCGGAAGTTGAGCCTTTGAACTCGGAAGTTGAGCCTCTGAACTCGAAAGTTGAGCCTTTGAACTCGGAAGTTGAGCCTCTGAACTCGAAAGTTGAGCCTTTGAACTCGGAAGTTGAGCCTTTGAACTCGGAAGTTGAGCCTTTGAACTCGGAAGTTGAGCCTTTGAACTCGAAAGTTGAGCCTCTGAACTCGGAAGTTGCACCTTTAAGATTGAAATATGAGTTTTGACCAATAACTAATGACAAATGACAAATGACAAATTAACTTGGCTA harbors:
- a CDS encoding YcjF family protein, with product MVVKLQRPILVGGLGLSFSLWMLDSWHDSIVQVGEFGLLSALAVGGGLWLFQQNRPKDSLKQLDSMVVDRATVESAIAKTETVINQLAQEAENHPALEILREQVAQLLLELDRQQIKVAVTGGKSVGKSTLIQLLQNLETQNFVSLEETAPLFKEVGENSDAAILAEVAKSDFVLFLTNGDLTDSEFQTLQQLKAANQPNMLVFNKQDQYLTDESANILLSLKQRMQGNVVATAASPIAIKVRKHEADGSVQEWMEQPAADIQQLTQQLGEVLAQQRQRLVWVTTMRKAGLLKAEAKNWLNGTRGDRATPIIEQYQWIAAAAAFANPVPAFDILATAAINAQMVMDLGNLYQQKFSLEQAQTVAGTMGSLMLKLGLVELSTKAISIVLKSNALTFVAGGVVQGVSAAYLTRVAGLSLVEYFQQQEIAIDSGTGLNLENLRQTLQKVFQQNQQIGFLQGFVKQGVKRLLPEVQQVGVVGIQKAVG
- a CDS encoding sugar transferase is translated as MATKVQSFMTSQPTEVDFPVNSLNDTAIVQVPTRLSVLEALGFKQTCQGLIQPNSHPKQIIIDFHQTTFIDSSGLGALVSNFKYAQTQDITLTLRNVTPQVMAVLKLTGLDQVFPLELVEDRPLIEQDDVLDNRKTTSRKVEQLPTTHPSMASWMKRFLDIVGSVIGLLITGILFIPIAIAIQINDPGPIFFCQTRCGWMGKRFKIWKFRSMCVDAEAKKSQVKNQVQGAFFKNENDPRITKVGRLLRRTSLDELPQFWNVLKGEMSLVGTRPPTPDEVERYEVPEWQRLDVKPGMTGEWQVNGRSTVRSFEDVIRLDLQYQKNWSLLYDLKLIFKTIAILFNRNSGAV
- a CDS encoding 7-carboxy-7-deazaguanine synthase QueE is translated as MISKNTVTPTARLIEVFSAIQGEGLNVGTRQIFIRFALCDLRCHFCDSAHTWNAPTTCRIERSPGLRDFEIHSNPVPLPILIEWVEQQNLPCLHDSISLTGGEPLLHASFLTQFLPQVRAITGLPIYLETGGHRPEQLAMIIPYLDSVGMDLKLPSVSGESHWQEHSKFLQLCYDSYLNVFVKIIVSQNTDPAELERSASLVAEVSPDIPVFLQPVTPLAVSEQFSPVPVLAPSSDRVLTWQALMKGFVKHVRVIPQTHKMLNQL
- a CDS encoding DUF3318 domain-containing protein; amino-acid sequence: MTSYATSSAKAEMSELRRLKALLPPELQSWVTVEGTTEVNPPLVRSEEIGKDQVEIQIDLVKWDALAMDQRNLLFWHEVARVQNDTIPKDGWEMAALAIGLGGAVGELWVQDGLLLVLALSLCGVSGWRLYQKNNGEKQLRELLNADEKAIALATRFGYSLPNAYKSLGSALKTLIDNTPSKRQRSRYEARLSALKRSANKAKTKSKTPDEGAL